The following proteins are co-located in the Parafannyhessea umbonata genome:
- a CDS encoding ABC transporter permease — translation MNADKNTGTVSAKDAWYPPSRRDWFILRQLVSKDFKLKYRRSTLGVVWSVLNPLLMMLVMAAVFGSFMRYNDPSLGNYAVYLILGNTAFQLMSDATNQGMCSIIWASSLLKKVKINRYVFPVQKVLFAGVNYGFSLIAIALVMIVERVPLTWTAALMPFALITLVVFCIGLSLLLSALSVFFRDVIHLWSVVLTAWTYATPLFYPFKILPHWMQVAEKFNPMYIYITYIRDVILYHTVPSAGMHVACLGFALVALGIGYAVFHKNEHKFILYI, via the coding sequence TTGAACGCCGATAAGAATACCGGGACGGTCTCTGCAAAGGACGCGTGGTACCCACCGTCAAGGCGCGACTGGTTCATCCTGAGGCAACTCGTCTCCAAGGACTTCAAGCTCAAGTACCGCAGAAGCACCCTCGGCGTCGTGTGGAGCGTCCTGAACCCGCTTCTGATGATGCTCGTCATGGCTGCCGTGTTCGGGTCGTTCATGCGCTACAACGATCCGTCGCTTGGCAACTACGCGGTCTACCTCATCCTGGGCAACACGGCGTTCCAGCTTATGAGCGATGCTACGAACCAGGGCATGTGCTCCATCATCTGGGCATCGTCGCTCTTGAAGAAGGTCAAGATCAACCGCTACGTGTTCCCCGTGCAGAAAGTGCTGTTTGCCGGCGTCAACTATGGCTTCTCGCTCATCGCGATCGCACTCGTCATGATCGTGGAGCGCGTGCCGCTCACGTGGACGGCGGCACTCATGCCGTTCGCGCTGATTACGCTCGTGGTGTTCTGCATCGGCCTCTCGCTCCTGCTCTCCGCCCTCTCGGTATTCTTCCGCGACGTGATTCACCTGTGGAGCGTCGTTCTCACCGCGTGGACCTATGCGACGCCGCTGTTCTATCCCTTCAAGATCCTTCCGCACTGGATGCAGGTCGCCGAGAAGTTCAACCCCATGTACATCTACATCACCTACATCCGCGACGTCATCCTGTATCATACGGTCCCCTCCGCCGGCATGCACGTCGCGTGCCTGGGATTCGCCCTGGTGGCGCTTGGCATCGGCTATGCCGTGTTCCACAAGAACGAGCACAAGTTCATCCTCTACATCTAG
- a CDS encoding ABC transporter ATP-binding protein, which translates to MAKPILTRPSIPPEDAETVIDVDDVSMIFNIASEQFNSLKEYFIALARHELKFKEFRALNHINFKVKRGEAFGLVGTNGSGKSTMLKIIAGVLEASEGTCTVRGTIAPLIELGAGFDMELTAKENIYLNGALLGYRKEFIDEHFQDIVDFAELQNFMDMPLKNYSSGMVARIAFAIATITEPDILIVDETLSVGDFLFQQKCERRIKELVDSDDVTVLLVSHNIDQVERLCDRVCWIEKGQERMVGPTDEVCAAYKSLGN; encoded by the coding sequence ATGGCAAAGCCAATCCTCACGCGTCCCAGCATCCCGCCCGAGGATGCGGAGACCGTCATCGACGTCGACGACGTCTCCATGATCTTCAACATCGCCTCGGAGCAGTTCAACTCCCTCAAGGAGTACTTCATCGCGCTTGCGCGCCACGAGCTCAAGTTCAAGGAGTTCCGCGCCCTCAACCACATCAACTTCAAGGTCAAGCGCGGCGAGGCATTCGGCCTCGTCGGCACCAACGGCTCCGGCAAGTCCACCATGCTCAAAATCATCGCCGGCGTGCTGGAGGCGTCCGAGGGCACGTGCACGGTGCGCGGCACCATCGCGCCGCTCATCGAGCTTGGCGCCGGCTTCGACATGGAGCTCACCGCGAAGGAGAACATCTACCTGAACGGTGCGCTCCTGGGATATCGCAAGGAGTTCATCGACGAGCACTTCCAGGACATCGTGGACTTCGCGGAGCTCCAGAACTTCATGGACATGCCGCTCAAGAACTACTCGTCCGGCATGGTGGCGCGCATCGCCTTCGCAATCGCGACGATCACGGAGCCGGACATCCTCATCGTCGACGAGACGCTCTCCGTCGGCGACTTCCTGTTCCAGCAGAAGTGCGAGCGCCGCATCAAGGAGCTCGTCGACTCAGATGACGTCACCGTCCTTCTCGTGAGCCACAACATCGACCAGGTCGAGCGCCTGTGCGACCGCGTCTGCTGGATCGAGAAGGGGCAGGAGCGCATGGTCGGTCCCACCGACGAGGTGTGCGCCGCGTACAAGAGCCTCGGGAACTAG
- a CDS encoding glycosyltransferase family 2 protein translates to MPSASVLVPIYNVERYLPACLESLRAQRGDFEFVCLDDGSTDGSAKIAAEFVEKDDRFRLIQKANSGYGDTLNRGLAEARGEYVGILESDDVMYPDALEALLRAAHDTRADLAKGTYSLWWSEIGRDVVQHEVPQRLLGKALRPREHDFCYLLKPTDWSCLYRAEWLSREGIRFLATPGAAFQDTSFMFKALCSTDRAVFLDVPIVHYRQDNEGSSINSESKAYAVCGEYDEIERWLALHADDAFAARMRLGFQVSKLNAYLWNLDRLGDDLAPEFVHRVASEFSAYAARGEIDWPAWDAWKATNLRALLRDPEHYLAVRRRYHGPGAAAKARFALRLAGPAGLAQALGGRRG, encoded by the coding sequence ATGCCGTCCGCATCCGTCCTCGTGCCCATCTACAACGTCGAGAGGTACCTTCCGGCGTGCCTGGAGTCGCTCCGTGCGCAGCGGGGCGACTTCGAGTTCGTCTGCCTGGACGACGGATCGACTGACGGCTCCGCGAAGATCGCGGCGGAGTTTGTCGAGAAGGACGACCGCTTCCGGTTGATACAAAAGGCCAACTCCGGCTACGGCGACACGCTGAACCGCGGCCTCGCGGAGGCGCGCGGCGAGTATGTGGGCATCCTGGAGTCCGACGACGTCATGTACCCGGACGCGCTCGAGGCCCTGCTTCGCGCCGCGCATGACACAAGGGCGGACCTCGCCAAGGGCACGTACTCGCTCTGGTGGTCCGAGATCGGCCGCGACGTGGTGCAGCACGAGGTGCCGCAGCGGCTGTTGGGCAAGGCGTTGCGCCCGCGCGAGCACGACTTCTGCTACCTTCTGAAGCCGACGGACTGGAGCTGCCTGTATCGGGCGGAGTGGCTATCGCGCGAGGGAATCCGCTTCCTTGCGACGCCGGGCGCGGCGTTCCAGGACACGTCGTTCATGTTCAAGGCGCTCTGCTCCACGGACAGGGCGGTGTTTCTGGACGTGCCCATCGTCCACTACCGTCAGGACAACGAGGGGTCTTCCATCAACTCCGAAAGCAAGGCGTACGCGGTTTGCGGCGAGTACGACGAGATAGAGCGCTGGCTTGCCCTGCACGCGGACGACGCCTTCGCAGCGCGGATGCGCCTTGGCTTCCAGGTGTCGAAGCTGAACGCGTACCTGTGGAACCTCGACCGCCTGGGCGATGACCTCGCACCGGAGTTCGTGCACCGCGTGGCGAGCGAGTTTTCCGCGTATGCGGCCAGGGGAGAGATAGACTGGCCAGCCTGGGATGCGTGGAAGGCCACGAACCTAAGGGCGCTCCTGCGCGATCCGGAGCACTACCTCGCCGTCCGGCGCCGCTACCATGGGCCTGGCGCCGCGGCAAAGGCCCGCTTCGCGCTGCGCCTTGCGGGTCCTGCCGGTCTTGCGCAGGCGCTTGGCGGCAGGAGGGGATAG
- a CDS encoding glycosyltransferase family 2 protein gives MPRMSIVIPVYNAERYLRACLASVLGQTMRDLEVICVDDGSTDNSPRILDEYATRDARVSVIHQENAGAGAARNAGMDRATGDVLLCVDADDTIAPDACEVVTDSFARAGCEVMCFGFSCEPADRTPAAIANRLRPRDALIEGFHPEVLFTEKVRPFSWRCALSREFCERVGARYDETLTLGDDQYFLFYVYPRARRILLCSRQLYAYRMTDASMMHAASANGASLSHKLSRHRDAVAAILSDWKSSGWRDVCAERMLDWDVDLVLLDASALPEAEQTKFWGDYLGLLTDYFGEERLRGARGATGAVLRDVRGRLSGSRAGACVRKGTVAAFYLRQRGLANCVRRVVRSRF, from the coding sequence ATGCCGCGCATGTCAATAGTCATTCCCGTGTACAACGCGGAGCGCTACCTCAGGGCGTGCCTCGCGTCTGTGCTGGGGCAGACCATGCGCGACCTCGAGGTCATCTGCGTCGACGACGGCTCCACGGACAACTCGCCGCGCATACTGGACGAGTACGCGACGCGAGACGCCCGCGTGAGTGTCATCCACCAGGAAAACGCCGGCGCGGGCGCGGCGCGCAACGCCGGAATGGACCGCGCCACGGGGGACGTGCTTCTCTGCGTGGACGCGGACGACACGATCGCGCCCGACGCATGCGAGGTCGTGACGGACTCCTTTGCGCGCGCGGGCTGCGAGGTCATGTGCTTCGGCTTCTCGTGCGAGCCGGCAGATCGCACTCCGGCGGCCATCGCGAACAGGCTTCGCCCGCGCGACGCACTCATAGAAGGCTTCCATCCCGAGGTGCTCTTCACCGAGAAGGTCAGGCCCTTCTCGTGGAGGTGCGCCCTGTCGCGCGAGTTCTGCGAGCGCGTGGGCGCGCGCTACGACGAGACGCTCACGCTTGGCGACGACCAGTACTTCCTGTTCTACGTATACCCGCGCGCGCGGAGGATCCTGCTCTGCTCGCGGCAGCTGTACGCATATCGCATGACGGACGCGTCCATGATGCACGCCGCGTCCGCGAACGGGGCGAGCCTTTCGCACAAGCTTTCGAGGCACCGCGACGCTGTCGCCGCGATACTTTCGGACTGGAAGTCGAGCGGCTGGCGGGACGTCTGCGCGGAGCGTATGCTCGACTGGGACGTCGACCTCGTGCTTCTTGATGCAAGTGCGCTTCCCGAGGCGGAGCAGACAAAGTTCTGGGGCGACTACCTCGGGCTTCTTACAGACTACTTTGGAGAAGAGCGGCTGCGTGGCGCCCGCGGCGCCACGGGCGCGGTGCTTCGCGACGTGAGGGGGCGCCTTTCTGGCTCCCGCGCGGGCGCGTGCGTGCGCAAGGGCACCGTCGCCGCGTTCTACCTGCGGCAGCGCGGGCTTGCCAACTGCGTGCGTCGCGTGGTGAGGTCGCGCTTCTAG
- the pyrR gene encoding bifunctional pyr operon transcriptional regulator/uracil phosphoribosyltransferase PyrR translates to MAENRPKAVIMDDQAMERAITRIAHEIVEHNEGSDDIALVGIIRRGETLATKLADAIEAIEGNRPKVGSLDISFYRDDFMRNVAPVLHGTNIPFNIDGANIVLVDDVLYTGRTVRAALNALTDYGRPKTVQLAVMVDRGHRELPIRADYVGKNVPSSHEEDVRVCIEPLDDHNSVEIWDINVEKKAGGAN, encoded by the coding sequence ATGGCTGAGAACAGGCCAAAGGCGGTCATCATGGATGACCAGGCGATGGAGAGGGCCATCACCCGCATCGCCCACGAGATCGTCGAGCACAACGAGGGCTCGGACGACATCGCGCTCGTCGGCATCATCCGTCGCGGAGAAACGCTTGCGACGAAGCTCGCGGACGCGATCGAGGCCATAGAGGGCAACAGGCCGAAGGTGGGCTCCCTCGACATCAGCTTCTATCGCGACGACTTCATGCGCAACGTCGCCCCCGTGCTGCACGGCACCAACATCCCCTTCAACATCGACGGCGCGAACATCGTCCTGGTGGACGACGTGCTGTACACGGGTCGCACCGTGCGCGCGGCGCTGAACGCGCTTACGGACTACGGTCGCCCCAAGACGGTCCAGCTGGCGGTCATGGTGGACCGCGGCCATCGCGAGCTGCCCATTCGCGCCGACTACGTTGGCAAGAACGTTCCGTCCTCGCACGAGGAGGACGTGCGCGTCTGCATAGAGCCTCTCGACGATCACAACTCCGTCGAGATCTGGGACATCAACGTCGAAAAGAAAGCTGGAGGTGCGAACTAG
- a CDS encoding aspartate carbamoyltransferase catalytic subunit — MLSVKNLIDTYSLTADDITQILDTAAAFESVNNGRVIKKVPALRGRTIVNLFLEPSTRTKSSFELAEKRLSADSLSMGGSTSSVVKGESLADTIQTIDAMNVDMFICRARLAGTPQKITENTDAVVINAGDGKHQHPTQAMLDLYTIRKHFGHLDGLKVAIVGDLAHSRVCGSLAPALRTMGAEVTLVGPPTFQVDDPDWFGCPQTWSLDEVIDSVDVVYMLRVQLERMEGATIPSRREYNRLYGLDMKRVSRMKDNAIICHPGPMNRGMEINADVADCARSRILDQVNAGVLTRMAEMYLLLGGENNGISA; from the coding sequence ATGCTATCCGTGAAGAACCTCATCGACACGTACAGCCTGACCGCCGATGACATCACGCAGATCCTTGACACGGCGGCCGCGTTCGAGTCCGTCAACAATGGCCGCGTGATCAAGAAGGTGCCGGCGCTGCGCGGCCGCACGATCGTCAACCTGTTCCTCGAGCCGTCCACGCGCACGAAGAGCTCGTTCGAGCTGGCCGAGAAGCGCCTGTCCGCCGACTCGCTGTCCATGGGTGGCAGCACGTCTTCCGTCGTGAAGGGCGAGAGCCTGGCGGACACCATCCAGACCATCGATGCCATGAACGTCGACATGTTCATCTGCCGTGCGAGGCTCGCCGGCACTCCGCAGAAGATTACCGAGAACACTGATGCCGTGGTCATCAACGCGGGCGACGGCAAGCACCAGCACCCGACGCAGGCCATGCTCGACCTGTACACCATTCGCAAGCACTTCGGCCACCTCGACGGCCTGAAGGTCGCCATCGTGGGCGACCTCGCGCACAGCCGCGTGTGCGGCTCGCTCGCGCCCGCGCTGAGGACTATGGGCGCCGAGGTCACGCTCGTGGGACCCCCGACGTTCCAGGTGGACGACCCCGACTGGTTCGGCTGCCCGCAGACGTGGAGCCTCGACGAGGTCATCGACTCCGTCGACGTCGTGTACATGCTCCGCGTCCAGCTGGAGCGCATGGAGGGCGCGACGATCCCGTCCCGCCGCGAGTACAACCGCCTGTACGGCCTCGACATGAAGCGCGTCAGCCGCATGAAGGACAACGCGATTATCTGCCACCCCGGCCCCATGAACCGCGGCATGGAGATCAACGCGGACGTCGCGGACTGCGCGCGCTCGAGGATTCTTGACCAGGTCAACGCCGGTGTCCTCACCCGCATGGCCGAGATGTACCTGCTTCTGGGAGGAGAGAACAATGGCATTTCTGCTTAA
- a CDS encoding dihydroorotase codes for MAFLLKGAHAVDPQIGLDEVVDVLLDGKEIVEVGHDLEAPEGAEVIDAAGKYLVPGLVDMHVHFRDPGFEYKETIETGSRAATHGGFTDVATMPNTDPVTDTGTGVRYQIDRGRAAGLCHIRPIGALTRGEKGEALAEIGDMVLEGACAFSDDGHGVQGAGMMRTCMGYVSQFDRVAIAHCEDESLTAHGVINEGKASTRLGMFGWPALGEELEIYRDIELCRLTGCPLHIAHISTEKGLNLVRAAKAEGLPVTCEVTPHHLFLNEDDIDSTYNTNLKMNPPLRLKSDMLALRKGIVDGSIDCLVTDHAPHAQHEKDCEWEIAFFGTIGLETSLPLMLTNMVRTGEIGWNRLVEVMAVNPRRVLRLADVKIEKGSKADLTLIDPEKEITVTEDYFESKSKNSAFLGETLMGVASDVFVDGKRTLANGVVAQ; via the coding sequence ATGGCATTTCTGCTTAAGGGCGCACACGCCGTCGACCCGCAGATCGGACTCGACGAGGTAGTCGACGTCCTTCTCGACGGAAAGGAGATCGTCGAGGTGGGCCATGACCTGGAGGCCCCCGAGGGCGCCGAGGTCATCGATGCCGCTGGCAAGTACCTGGTTCCCGGCCTCGTCGACATGCACGTGCACTTCCGCGACCCCGGCTTCGAGTACAAGGAGACCATCGAGACCGGCTCTCGTGCCGCGACGCACGGCGGCTTCACGGACGTCGCGACCATGCCGAACACCGACCCCGTGACCGACACGGGCACCGGCGTCCGCTACCAGATCGACCGCGGCCGCGCGGCGGGGCTCTGCCACATCCGCCCGATCGGCGCGCTCACCCGCGGCGAGAAGGGCGAGGCCCTCGCGGAGATCGGCGACATGGTGCTCGAGGGCGCCTGCGCCTTCAGCGACGACGGCCACGGCGTGCAGGGCGCCGGCATGATGCGCACCTGCATGGGCTACGTGTCGCAGTTCGACCGCGTCGCGATTGCGCACTGCGAGGACGAGTCCCTCACGGCCCACGGCGTGATCAACGAGGGCAAGGCGTCCACGCGCCTCGGCATGTTCGGCTGGCCGGCCCTGGGCGAGGAGCTCGAGATCTACCGCGACATCGAGCTCTGCCGACTCACCGGCTGCCCGCTGCACATCGCGCACATCTCCACCGAGAAGGGCCTGAACCTGGTGAGGGCCGCGAAGGCCGAGGGGCTGCCCGTCACGTGCGAGGTCACTCCGCACCACCTGTTCCTGAACGAGGACGACATCGACAGCACCTACAACACGAACCTGAAGATGAACCCGCCTCTGCGTCTGAAGAGCGACATGCTCGCCCTGCGCAAGGGCATCGTCGACGGCTCGATCGACTGCCTCGTGACCGACCACGCGCCCCACGCCCAGCACGAGAAGGACTGCGAGTGGGAGATCGCGTTCTTCGGCACCATCGGGCTCGAGACCTCGCTTCCCCTCATGCTCACGAACATGGTGCGCACCGGCGAGATCGGCTGGAACAGGCTCGTCGAGGTCATGGCCGTCAACCCGCGTCGCGTGCTCAGGCTCGCCGACGTGAAGATCGAGAAGGGCTCCAAGGCCGACCTCACGCTGATCGACCCCGAGAAGGAGATCACCGTGACCGAGGACTACTTCGAGAGCAAGTCCAAGAACTCCGCGTTCCTGGGCGAGACGCTCATGGGCGTGGCCTCGGACGTCTTCGTCGACGGCAAGCGCACGCTCGCAAACGGCGTGGTGGCCCAGTAA
- a CDS encoding dihydroorotate dehydrogenase electron transfer subunit, which produces MQPSAKVHLYDFHVRSNEAVGRDVFRMVMESPELAGKLAPGQFMNIAVPGDASHIVRIPLSFAGTDVDDGTIELVYAVVGEGTRRLSKMGAGSGSTVVGPCGNGWRIGPGGRALAVAGGVGAPPVIAAARALVESGRDVDVILGAQTRDRLWGEKDARGLGASDVVVTTDDGSYGLRGFTTQAMEDLLAQRDYGLVVTCGPSVMMAGVARLAQDAHVACQASLERMMTCGFGACSTCNVAMRAGGYKSCCMDGPVFDAQEVAW; this is translated from the coding sequence GTGCAGCCAAGTGCCAAGGTGCACCTGTACGACTTCCACGTGCGCTCGAACGAGGCCGTGGGCAGGGACGTCTTCCGCATGGTGATGGAGTCGCCGGAGCTCGCGGGCAAGCTCGCGCCCGGCCAGTTCATGAACATCGCGGTTCCGGGGGATGCGTCGCACATCGTGAGGATACCGCTGTCGTTTGCGGGCACGGACGTGGATGACGGTACGATAGAGCTGGTGTACGCCGTGGTCGGCGAGGGCACGCGGCGCCTGTCTAAGATGGGCGCGGGCTCCGGCTCGACCGTCGTGGGACCGTGCGGCAATGGCTGGCGCATAGGGCCGGGCGGCCGAGCGCTCGCTGTGGCCGGCGGTGTCGGCGCTCCGCCCGTCATAGCGGCGGCGCGTGCGCTTGTCGAGTCCGGGCGCGACGTGGACGTCATCCTCGGGGCGCAGACGAGAGACCGCCTCTGGGGCGAGAAGGACGCGCGCGGGCTCGGCGCAAGCGACGTCGTGGTCACGACCGACGACGGCTCGTATGGCCTCAGGGGCTTCACGACCCAGGCGATGGAAGACCTTCTCGCCCAGCGCGACTACGGCCTCGTGGTGACGTGTGGCCCGTCCGTCATGATGGCGGGGGTGGCCAGGCTGGCACAGGACGCGCACGTGGCGTGCCAGGCATCGCTCGAGCGGATGATGACCTGCGGCTTTGGCGCGTGCAGCACGTGCAACGTGGCCATGCGCGCCGGCGGCTACAAGTCGTGCTGCATGGACGGTCCCGTGTTCGACGCACAGGAGGTGGCGTGGTGA
- a CDS encoding dihydroorotate dehydrogenase, producing the protein MAVDLGGIRMKNPVNTASGTFGNGWQFEGFYSVGELGAITTKGCAAEAWDGNPAPRMCELPSGIMNSVGLQNPGVRAFIASYGEYLAGLEERGCRVICQVAGHSIEEYVRALELFEELAPFASGFEINISCPNVSKGGAAMGATAAAAAEVMAAVRPVTKRPIVVKMAPHDVGEIARALEAEGADALSLINTIPGMAIDVRTRRSKLSRPTAGISGPAIHAIAVRMVWEAHRAVSIPLCGIGGVTSGEDAAEFILAGATAVSVGTANLVDPTAAPRVERELEAWAESQGVSDINELIGAFEC; encoded by the coding sequence ATGGCCGTCGACCTGGGCGGCATAAGGATGAAGAATCCCGTGAACACAGCGTCCGGCACGTTTGGCAACGGCTGGCAGTTCGAGGGGTTCTATAGCGTGGGCGAGCTCGGCGCCATCACGACGAAGGGCTGTGCGGCAGAGGCATGGGACGGAAATCCCGCGCCGAGGATGTGCGAGCTTCCCTCTGGCATCATGAACTCCGTGGGGCTCCAGAACCCCGGCGTACGCGCGTTCATAGCAAGCTACGGCGAGTACCTCGCGGGGCTCGAGGAGCGCGGCTGCCGCGTCATCTGCCAGGTAGCCGGCCACTCCATCGAGGAGTACGTGCGGGCGCTGGAGCTCTTCGAGGAGCTGGCGCCGTTCGCATCCGGCTTCGAGATCAACATATCGTGCCCGAACGTGAGCAAGGGCGGCGCCGCCATGGGCGCGACGGCCGCGGCCGCGGCGGAGGTCATGGCCGCGGTGAGGCCGGTCACGAAGCGCCCCATCGTGGTGAAGATGGCGCCTCACGACGTAGGCGAGATCGCGCGGGCCCTCGAGGCTGAGGGCGCGGACGCGCTCTCGCTCATCAACACGATTCCCGGCATGGCGATCGACGTGCGCACGCGCAGGAGCAAGCTCTCGCGCCCGACCGCGGGCATATCGGGTCCGGCCATACACGCCATCGCCGTGCGCATGGTGTGGGAGGCGCACAGGGCCGTGAGCATCCCGCTCTGCGGCATCGGCGGCGTCACGAGCGGCGAGGACGCGGCGGAGTTCATCCTGGCGGGCGCGACGGCGGTATCCGTGGGAACGGCGAACCTGGTGGACCCGACGGCCGCCCCTCGCGTCGAGCGCGAGCTGGAGGCCTGGGCTGAGTCCCAGGGAGTGAGTGACATCAACGAGCTGATTGGAGCCTTCGAATGCTAA
- the pyrF gene encoding orotidine-5'-phosphate decarboxylase, translating to MLTDDEARESIIIALDCDRDTAIDLATRLRGKARWVKVGMTLFYAEGPSIVREMRDRGFKVFLDLKVHDIPFQVRGAARSASLTGADLLSIHGMGSSEMVRQARAGVEDAAGERGGDRTRLVAISVLTSMDQDALAEIGIDVPVEREVERLAGMSVGAGADGIVCSPKEAAQMRELLGPKALIVTPGVRPRGAAVGDQKRIATPASAIGAGASMLVIGRPITQADDPVEAYESVVRELCEA from the coding sequence ATGCTAACCGACGACGAGGCGCGCGAGTCCATCATCATCGCGCTCGACTGCGACCGCGACACTGCCATCGACCTTGCGACGCGCCTTCGGGGAAAGGCCCGCTGGGTGAAGGTGGGCATGACGCTGTTCTACGCGGAGGGGCCCTCAATCGTGAGGGAGATGCGCGACCGCGGCTTCAAGGTGTTTCTCGACCTGAAGGTGCACGACATCCCGTTCCAGGTGAGGGGCGCGGCGCGGTCCGCATCGCTCACGGGGGCTGACCTGCTCTCCATCCATGGCATGGGCTCGTCCGAGATGGTGAGGCAAGCTCGTGCCGGCGTGGAGGACGCGGCCGGCGAGCGCGGCGGCGACAGGACGCGTCTGGTGGCGATATCGGTGCTGACGAGCATGGACCAGGACGCGCTTGCCGAGATCGGCATCGACGTTCCCGTGGAGCGCGAGGTGGAGCGCCTGGCAGGCATGTCCGTGGGCGCAGGCGCCGACGGCATCGTGTGCTCGCCAAAGGAGGCCGCGCAGATGCGCGAGCTCCTGGGCCCGAAGGCGCTCATCGTGACGCCGGGCGTGAGGCCGAGGGGTGCGGCCGTGGGCGACCAGAAGCGCATCGCCACGCCGGCGAGCGCCATCGGGGCGGGTGCGTCCATGCTCGTTATCGGGAGGCCGATCACCCAGGCGGACGACCCCGTGGAGGCCTACGAGTCCGTTGTCCGCGAGCTCTGCGAGGCGTAA
- the mihF gene encoding integration host factor, actinobacterial type, with the protein MALPQLTDEQRKAALEKAAQARHERAELRDKIKKGEISLEDVLDSEDPIASRMKVSALIESLPGYGKAKASKIMDELGISATRRVKGLGARQREQLLEVLNK; encoded by the coding sequence ATGGCACTACCTCAGCTTACGGACGAGCAGCGCAAGGCCGCACTTGAGAAGGCCGCACAGGCTCGCCACGAGCGCGCTGAGCTTCGCGACAAGATCAAGAAGGGCGAGATTTCCCTGGAGGACGTTCTCGACTCCGAGGATCCCATCGCGAGCCGCATGAAGGTCTCCGCCCTCATCGAGTCCCTTCCCGGCTATGGCAAGGCCAAGGCCTCCAAGATCATGGACGAGCTTGGCATCTCTGCCACGCGCCGCGTCAAGGGTCTGGGCGCCCGCCAGCGCGAGCAGCTCCTCGAGGTGCTCAACAAGTAA
- the gmk gene encoding guanylate kinase: MRKPRLFVISGPSGAGKGTLVSAVREERPDLGLTVSATTRPPRPHDIPDVSYHFLSEEEFDRRIERGDFLEWADVHGHKYGTLRSEVDGLMAAGKSVILEIDVQGAFNVRRIYPDAVLVFIEPPSLEVLEQRLRGRGTEDEASIELRLANARHEMDLAKDYDARVVNDDLATAVRDLANVLESYEMDGGNS, from the coding sequence ATGAGGAAGCCTCGTTTATTCGTCATCTCCGGACCGTCAGGCGCAGGAAAGGGAACGCTCGTCTCCGCAGTGCGAGAAGAGCGTCCGGACCTGGGCCTGACGGTTTCTGCGACGACGCGTCCGCCTCGGCCCCATGACATTCCGGACGTCTCGTACCACTTCCTCTCGGAGGAGGAGTTTGACCGTCGCATCGAGAGAGGCGATTTCCTGGAGTGGGCCGACGTGCACGGGCACAAGTACGGTACCCTGCGCAGCGAGGTGGACGGCCTCATGGCCGCCGGCAAGTCCGTCATCCTCGAGATCGACGTCCAGGGCGCGTTCAACGTGAGGCGCATCTACCCGGACGCCGTGCTGGTGTTCATAGAGCCGCCGTCGCTCGAGGTCCTCGAGCAGCGGCTGAGAGGGCGAGGCACCGAGGACGAGGCGTCTATCGAGCTTCGCCTTGCGAACGCCCGCCACGAGATGGACCTTGCGAAGGACTACGACGCGCGCGTGGTGAACGACGACCTCGCAACCGCCGTGAGGGACCTCGCGAACGTTCTTGAAAGCTACGAGATGGATGGAGGCAACTCCTAA
- a CDS encoding DNA-directed RNA polymerase subunit omega, with protein sequence MAVTKPEIDDLLAKTEHNPFLLCALASKRACDINNMIRGQHLRVTAIQDFDDITTVVSGEDTVSVAMNEIEDGTLGYDKDEFDEEIKGSNALVDHNL encoded by the coding sequence ATGGCAGTTACCAAGCCAGAGATCGACGATCTTCTCGCCAAGACCGAGCACAACCCCTTCCTGCTGTGCGCCCTTGCGAGCAAGCGCGCCTGCGACATCAACAACATGATCCGCGGGCAGCACCTGCGCGTGACCGCGATCCAGGACTTCGACGACATCACGACCGTGGTGAGCGGCGAGGACACGGTGTCCGTCGCGATGAACGAGATCGAGGACGGCACGCTGGGCTACGACAAGGACGAGTTCGACGAGGAAATCAAGGGCTCGAACGCACTCGTCGACCACAACCTGTAA